The DNA segment TTTTGGCGCGATTGCAATTGGGTCGAGTTTTACGCCGCTTGTTCGCGGGTCGTTTACCAGGTGTACGTAAATCACATTGTCCCGGCGCGTCAATAGTATATCGCGATTGCGCGTCAGGTGCGACGCGGGTTCTACGTCTTTGACCGCTTCTTCTACTGCGCGATACCATTTTCCTATGCGTTTCAAGATGCGTTTGGATGCGTCCGGAATTGTGCCGTCGGGTTTGGGACCTATGTTGAGCAAGTAGTTTGCGTCGCGCGCGAGATACCGATCGATGCTCCGTATCAAATGGCGGTCTGTATAATAATCCTCATCTATCCGATAACCCCAGCTTTCGATTCCGACGGACTGACACGCTTCGGTCAGTCGATCAAATGACTGTTGGGTATCTATGCCTTGCACATGATCGCGCTCGGGAGTTCCAAAATCACCGGGGTCAAATCCCCGATTGTTGATTACTGCCGCGGGTTGTAGCGACCGAATCATCGCGTTGATGGATGGATCGAAGTGTTCATCTACATTCATATCCCACCAGAATGCGTGGAGTTTTCCGTAATGGGTACACAATTCCCATACTTGCGCCTTCAGAAAGTCCAGGTATTTCATCAAGTCGGGATTATCTCCCGGCTTGGGTTGGGGCAATTCGTGATGGCGTCCCTGATTGGGATAATTGGGGTGG comes from the Gemmatimonadota bacterium genome and includes:
- a CDS encoding alpha-L-fucosidase, yielding MATRFGDERDWFLEKRFGMFVHWGIYAIPGWHEQHQWRGRMPANEYVKLAEQWNPTNFNPNAWLDLAEEAGMQYIIATTKHHDGFCLWDTAHTAFNTMNTPYGKDLMAMLADACHKRNFPLGFYYSIADWHHPNYPNQGRHHELPQPKPGDNPDLMKYLDFLKAQVWELCTHYGKLHAFWWDMNVDEHFDPSINAMIRSLQPAAVINNRGFDPGDFGTPERDHVQGIDTQQSFDRLTEACQSVGIESWGYRIDEDYYTDRHLIRSIDRYLARDANYLLNIGPKPDGTIPDASKRILKRIGKWYRAVEEAVKDVEPASHLTRNRDILLTRRDNVIYVHLVNDPRTSGVKLDPIAIAPKSATLLNIGEPVDFTVDLVPTNHIEHKPYLRLQNLPVNELINTVIVVKLEFDETPE